One genomic region from Apodemus sylvaticus chromosome 1, mApoSyl1.1, whole genome shotgun sequence encodes:
- the LOC127667235 gene encoding olfactory receptor 49-like, which yields MEAPAPIPKLNQTSVLEFVLLGVTDKRGLQLFLFGVLLVAYLLTLLGNLLIIALTLADRRLHTPMYFFLRHFSLLEVGFTSTVSPQMLAHLLAARGAISRHRCFAQMILYFTLGAVETLLLAVMSTDRFLAICRPLRYPALMTPRVCSALVLACWAASLLALPGLFAWMLSLPFCGPRVLNHFFCDSSPLLELVCADTRLLQLVAFLVSVCTLLTATLITTLSYGCIISTILRLPTSGGRSKAFSTCSSHILVVSMSYGSCIIMYLNPTQTGRLDLNKGIAFFNTTVSPLLNPFIYCLRNQLVHRVCKDLLLRGREFSSKIFRP from the coding sequence ATGGAGGCCCCTGCGCCTATCCCCAAACTCAACCAGACCTCCGTGTTGGAATTCGTGCTTCTGGGAGTCACAGACAAGCGAGGGCTCCAGCTCTTCCTCTTCGGGGTCCTCCTGGTCGCCTACCTGCTGACCCTACTGGGGAATCTGCTCATCATCGCCCTCACCTTGGCGGATCGCCGCCTGCACACCCCGATGTATTTCTTCTTGCGTCACTTCTCCCTGCTTGAGGTGGGTTTCACGTCCACCGTGTCGCCACAGATGCTGGCACACCTGCTGGCCGCGCGCGGAGCCATCTCACGCCACCGCTGCTTCGCGCAGATGATACTCTACTTCACCCTGGGCGCTGTGGAGACCCTGCTGCTGGCAGTGATGTCCACTGACCGCTTTCTGGCCATCTGCAGGCCACTGCGCTACCCAGCACTCATGACTCCCCGCGTGTGCTCCGCCCTGGTGCTGGCCTGCTGGGCAGCCAGCCTCCTGGCCCTGCCTGGGCTGTTTGCTTGGATGTTGTCGCTCCCTTTCTGTGGACCGCGCGTCCTcaaccacttcttctgtgacagCTCCCCTTTGCTGGAGCTGGTCTGTGCAGACACCAGGCTTCTGCAGCTGGTGGCCTTCCTGGTGTCTGTCTGCACCCTGCTCACTGCCACGTTGATCACAACCTTATCCTATGGCTGTATCATCAGCACCATCTTGCGTCTGCCTACAAGCGGGGGTCGCAGCAAGGCCTTCTCTACCTGTTCCTCCCACATCCTGGTGGTGTCAATGAGCTACGGGAGCTGCATCATCATGTACCTCAACCCCACGCAGACAGGAAGGCTGGACCTCAACAAAGGGATAGCTTTCTTCAACACCACGGTGTCACCCCTGCTTAACCCCTTCATCTACTGCCTCAGGAACCAACTGGTCCACAGAGTGTGCAAGGATTTGCTGCTCAGGGGAAGGGAGTTTTCTTCCAAGATATTCAGACCATAA
- the Nlrp12 gene encoding LOW QUALITY PROTEIN: NACHT, LRR and PYD domains-containing protein 12 (The sequence of the model RefSeq protein was modified relative to this genomic sequence to represent the inferred CDS: inserted 11 bases in 7 codons; deleted 3 bases in 2 codons; substituted 2 bases at 2 genomic stop codons), with amino-acid sequence MFGCALVRTSVKTLGHYGDFQTTYKDXVGRKFRLTEDHNAXLGKCVNLSHRYTWLFLVKGHPNPLWAQQKLLDIGWGHSRTRGHQASPMQIETLLEPEPPRTHRGVTMGSGDAEATSTHRVMLEWTDGRLFQDRFNCSFYISCRELNRNHTQCSVHDLISSCWTEHGTPLKDLIRAPDRLLFIIGSFDKLHPSFHDAQGPWCLCWEETRPTELLXSLVRRLLLPQLSLLXAPCALERLHGLMEHPRYVEILGFSXRKKYFYRYFHNTGQASPVFGFLMDCEPLFTYGFVPTVSWVVCTRLKQQLESGELFFLDFGKLLTQTSRTSTAVYMFCLLSRMQPKLGTPTFKVPTNPRGLVSLAAEGLRNQKILFDKQDLGKHCLDGADAFSVLNVNIFQKDITREKFYSFIHLSLQEFFTAMCCALHGGEQARRAXAEYGFSERDFLALTVCFLFGLFNEEVRRYLERNLSRSVSPQVKEEALVWIVDRSKAGSEGSTLRHGSLELISCLCEIQEEDFIQQALSHFQQERSTLPDIYSAPLSVAVCTNLIKLVLYCSSVPHSLASVLSNNSHLVELDLXGNPLENLGLKSQCQGLRHPVCRLQTLWLKICHLGXVSCEDLXTLKMTQSLMELNLGLKDLGDSGVLLPGEGLRHPGPPSCE; translated from the exons ATGTTTGGATGTGCCTTGGTGCGTACAAGTGTGAAGACCCTAGGACACTATGGAG ATTTCCAGACAACCTACAAAGA TGTCGGAAGGAAATTCCGGCTAACGGAAGACCACAATGCATGACTAGGCAAATGTGTGAACCTGAGCCATCGTTACACTTGGCTTTTCCTGGTAAAGGGACACCCAAATCCTCTATGGGCACAGCAGAAACTTCTGGATATAGGGTGGGGAcactccagaaccaggggccaccagGCTAGCCCTATGCAAATAGAGACCCTCTTAGAGCCGGAGCCACCACGCACGCACAGGGGTGTTACAATGGGCAGCGGGGATGCGGAAGCCACATCTACCCACAGAGTGATGTTGGAATGGACGGATGGGAGGCTTTTCCAAGACCGGTTCAATTGCAGCTTCTATATCAGCTGCAGAGAGTTGAACAGAAACCACACCCAGTGCAGCGTACATGACCTCATCTCTAGCTGCTGGACGGAGCATGGTACACCCCTCAAGGACCTCATCCGGGCTCCTGATCGTCTCCTATTCATCATAGGCAGCTTCGATAagctccatccttccttccacgATGCTCAGGGTCCCTGGTGCCTCTGCTGGGAGGAGACACGACCTACGGAACTCC GGAGTCTGGTCCGGAGGTTACTTCTGCCCCAGCTCTCTTTGCT GGCACCCTGTGCACTGGAGAGGCTGCACGGCTTGATGGAGCACCCCAGGTACGTGGAGATCCTGGGCTTCTC GAGGAAGAAATATTTCTACAgatatttccacaacactggacaAGCAAGCCCAGTGTTCGGCTTCCTGATGGACTGTGAGCCCCTCTTTACCTATGGTTTTGTTCCCACGGTGTCCTGGGTGGTCTGCACCCGCCTAAAGCAGCAGCTGGAAAGtggggaacttttttttttggattt TGGGAAACTTTTAACACAAACATCTAGGACCTCCACAGCAGTTTATATGTTCTGCCTTCTGAGCCGGATGCAGCCCAAGTTAGGGACC CCAACCTTCAAAGTCCCAACCAACCCGAGAGGCCTGGTCTCTCTGGCTGCAGAGGGCCTCCGGAATCAGAAGATTCTATTTGACAAACAGGATCTc gggaaacactgcctagatgGAGCAGATGCCTTCTCTGTCCTCAACGTGAACATATTCCAGAAGGACATCACGAGGGAGAAATTCTACAGCTTCATCCATCTGAGTCTCCAGGAATTCTTCACAGCCATGTGCTGTGCACTGCATGGCGGAGAGCAGGCAAGGAGAG TTGCTGAGTATGGTTTCTCGGAAAGGGACTTCTTGGCCCTCACGGTCTGCTTTCTGTTTGGCCTCTTCAATGAAGAGGTGAGACGCTACCTCGAGAGGAATCTCAGCCGGTCCGTCTCCCCTCAGGTGAAGGAGGAAGCGCTGGTGTGGATCGTGGATCGGAGCAAGGCTGGAAGTGAAGGCTCCACCCTGCGGCATGGCTCCCTGGAGCTAATCAGCTGCTTGTGTGAGATCCAGGAGGAAGACTTCATCCAGCAGGCCCTGAGCCACTTtca ACAGGAAAGGAGCACACTTCCTGACATCTACAGTGCTCCCCTCTCAGTAGCTGTCTGCACCAACCTGATCAAACTGGTCTTATACTGCAGTTCCGTTCCTCACT ctcTGGCTTCTGTTCTCAGCAACAACTCACATCTGGTAGAACTGGATC ATGGAAACCCCTTGGAGAACTTGGGGCTGAAGTCACAGTGTCAAGGGCTAAGGCACCCAGTCTGTAGGCTCCAGACCTTGTG GCTGAAGATCTGCCACCTTGGATAAGTTTCCTGTGAAGATCT GACTCTCAAAATGACCCAGAGCCTGATGGAGCTGAACCTGGGTCTGAAGGACCTTGGGGATTCTGGGGTGCTTCTGCCGGGTGAGGGCCTCAGGCATCCAGGTCCTCCCTCCTGTGAGTGA